The stretch of DNA CCGGCACCGGCGAGGCAGTCGCAGGCGAAGACCGTACGGACGGCGCGGGCGCCCGTGCTGTCGGCAATGCACGGCAAGCGCGGGTGGGATGCGTGATCTTGAGGTGGGATCGCCGGAGGCGCTGAACCGATCCAGGCCGGCCCGGTGCGGCGGTCAGCCGGCCGGGCGGCGACGGGTGCGCAGCGCCAGTACCAGGCAAACCGTGGTCGCGGCGATGGCGAGTGCGGCGGGCACCCGTGCCCATGAGGTGCCCGCGACCGGCGCCTGGGCGGCGAGCAGGACCACCGCGGTCGCGGCGGCGGCCGCCAGCGCGGGTGTCGCCTGCGGCTGGCCGGGCGGGGCGGTGACACCGGCTGTCCATGCGTCGGTGACGAGCAGGTAGGCGAGTAGCAGGGCGGCGATGCAGACGACCAGCCACACCGCCGGGTCGGTGGCCGCCGCGACAGCGATCGCCGCGGCCGGAAGCAGGGTCGTCCTGCGACGGGCCGCGACGGTCCGCCAGCGCATGGAGGTCAGGACGGGGCGCGCGTCGACCATCGGCGCGGCCCACCACGCGGCCGCCGCCGCCCCGAGCACCAGCAGCCTGACCAGCAGCGGTGCGTGCAGGGCTGCCGGCGGGTCGCAGGCGGCGACGGCGAGGGCCGTTCCGAGCAGTCGGTCGGAGATACGGGAGGTGAGCCGTTCGATGACCTGGGCGGCTCGGCTGCCGGCGGGGCGCGGGCCTGGCCGGGCGAACCGGACGGAGGCGGGGGTCATCGGGTCCCTCCGTGGATGCGGGTGCGCAGCAGCGGCGCAAGGGCGAGGTCGAGGGTCTCGCCGGGCCGGTGGGCGACGACCGCGATGCCGCGTTCCACGAGGGCGAAGCGCATGGCGTCGCGGTCGGCCCGCCACAGCCGCAGCGCGAGTTCGCCCTCGGAGTCGCCGGGTTCCACGACCGGGTCGCCGGTGGGGATCTCGACCACGACCATCGGGTTGGCCCGCCCGCGCACCTGCTGCAGGACGTCGAAAATCCGCTGGTCGGTCAGCGGCGTGATGACGTACACCAGCGCTCCTTCGGGCAATGCGGGCGGTGGGAGCAGACTGAGGCCCTCCGTGCGGAACGCGAGGTCCTTGCGGACCTCCAGCACGCCCTCGACGATGCGGTAGAAGTACCCATGGCCGCTGCCCGGTTGCAGCCAGCGAGTCACGCCACCGACCGACACGACGCCGACCCGGTCGTGGGTGCGCAGGTAGGCGCGGACCAGCCCGGCAGCGGCCCGGAAGGTCTCGTCGAGAGAGGACGCGCCGGTGACCGGGTCGACCACGTCGCTGAGCACGTCCAGCAGTACCACGGTGTCGGCGGTGCGCTCCGCGGCGAACTGGTGGACCTGCAGGGTGCCACGGCGGGTGGTGGCCGGCCAGTGGATCCGGCGCTGCCGTTCGCCGCGTACATACGGGTGCACGCCGGTGACCTCGACGCCCTCGCCGCGCTGCACGGCGGTGTGCTCTCCGAGCCGTTGCGGCAGCCGGACCGGGATGGGCGTGAGGCCGGCGTGTTCGGGCACTGGGAAGACGGCGATCTCGCCGAGTTCGGCCCGCACGGTGCGGCGGGCCAGCCCGCCGTGGTCGTAGACGTCGACGTCGACTGTGCCGAGCGTCCAGCGGCCCCAGCGCTGCGCGGTCAGGACGAGCTCGACGCGGTGCGGGCCGACCGCGAGGTGGTCGAGCCGGACCCCGTGACCGAGGGTGACGCCGGGGTCCAGGCGGCCGGTCTCACCGTCGTAGGCCACCGTGATCCGCACCGACACCTGCTCGCCCTCGAAGCACCGCCGCGGCTCCACCTCGACCTCGATCGTCACCGCGTCCGGGCGCGGCCCGCTCGGCAGGGTGAGGGCGAGCAGCACCAGGGGCGCGGCGGCGAGAGCAAGTACCCAGGGCCGCCCGGTGATCAGCGCGGCGGTCAGCGCGACAACGGCCAACGTGCCCAGCCGCAGCGCGCGTTCACCGGTGCGCCAGCCGGGCGGGGGTGGTGGCGGGGGTTCGGCGGTCACGTCCTGGCGGCCGTTCAGGGCCCGTTGGGCGGCGGCGGACGCTCTGCGGGCCGGCATCG from Streptomyces sp. 6-11-2 encodes:
- a CDS encoding DUF58 domain-containing protein, producing the protein MTEPMPARRASAAAQRALNGRQDVTAEPPPPPPPGWRTGERALRLGTLAVVALTAALITGRPWVLALAAAPLVLLALTLPSGPRPDAVTIEVEVEPRRCFEGEQVSVRITVAYDGETGRLDPGVTLGHGVRLDHLAVGPHRVELVLTAQRWGRWTLGTVDVDVYDHGGLARRTVRAELGEIAVFPVPEHAGLTPIPVRLPQRLGEHTAVQRGEGVEVTGVHPYVRGERQRRIHWPATTRRGTLQVHQFAAERTADTVVLLDVLSDVVDPVTGASSLDETFRAAAGLVRAYLRTHDRVGVVSVGGVTRWLQPGSGHGYFYRIVEGVLEVRKDLAFRTEGLSLLPPPALPEGALVYVITPLTDQRIFDVLQQVRGRANPMVVVEIPTGDPVVEPGDSEGELALRLWRADRDAMRFALVERGIAVVAHRPGETLDLALAPLLRTRIHGGTR